The following are encoded in a window of Vigna unguiculata cultivar IT97K-499-35 chromosome 8, ASM411807v1, whole genome shotgun sequence genomic DNA:
- the LOC114193280 gene encoding B-box zinc finger protein 21 — MKIQCDVCNKHDASVFCTADEAVLCDGCDHRIHHANKLASKHQRFSLLRPKQHPLCDVCQERRAFTFCQQDRAILCRECDVSIHSANEHTLKHDRFLLTGVKLSASSSSQETPSPSNSAPDSLFHVSNQKTIPLSSTVSKVGVEAMGSASASSISEYLIETLPGWQVEDFLDSYSVAFGFSKSDEALPRFDGDMESHLGSFSTENVGIWVPQAPPPLLSSSQMNRVIGQNETNNIKGSSRSRLKDDNFTVPQISPQSNSKRGRFLW, encoded by the exons ATGAAGATCCAATGCGACGTGTGTAACAAACACGATGCATCGGTCTTTTGCACCGCCGATGAAGCCGTCCTCTGCGACGGCTGCGACCACCGCATCCACCACGCCAACAAACTCGCCTCCAAACACCAACGTTTCTCTCTTCTTCGACCCAAACAACACCCTCTCTGCGATGTTTGTCAG GAGAGAAGAGCCTTCACGTTCTGTCAGCAAGATAGGGCGATTCTGTGCAGAGAGTGTGACGTGTCGATTCACTCTGCGAACGAACACACCCTTAAGCATGATAGGTTCCTTCTCACTGGTGTGAAACTTTCTGCTTCTTCTTCATCGCAGGAAACCCCTTCTCCTTCAAACTCTGCCCCTGATTCTCTTTTTCACGTTTCGAATCAAAAAACAATACCTTTATCTTCCACCGTGAGTAAGGTTGGTGTTGAAGCAATGGGTTCCGCAAGTGCTAGCAGCATATCGGAGTATCTGATAGAGACTCTTCCTGGGTGGCAGGTTGAAGACTTTCTCGATTCATATTCTGTTGCCTTTGGTTTCTCCAAG AGTGATGAAGCGTTGCCACGGTTTGATGGTGACATGGAGAGTCATCTGGGTTCTTTCTCAACAGAGAACGTGGGAATATGGGTTCCTCAAGCGCCGCCACCTCTTCTGAGTTCTTCACAGATGAACAGAGTGATTGGTCAAAACGAAACCAACAACATCAAAGGTAGCAGCAGATCGAGGTTGAAGGATGATAATTTCACTGTGCCACAGATTAGTCCTCAGTCAAATTCCAAGAGAGGAAGGTTTCTGTGGTAG